A single window of Chloracidobacterium thermophilum B DNA harbors:
- a CDS encoding long-chain fatty acid--CoA ligase, with product MLQGLMMDYPLTMTHFLERARRYHHDVEIVTKRPDGSLHRYTYGEAYRRVCRLAHALARLGVEQGDRIGSLAWNHYQHLELYFAVPCYGAVMHTLNLRLAPDQLTYVINHAADRIIFVDASLVPLLEAIQPHLTSVQHFVIINAPPDFTTKLPNVRHYEELLEGEPDTFDFPRLDERAAAGLCYTSGTTGKPKGVLYSHRSQFIHTIAAGGGDALSLRGTDTVIAVVPMFHANAWALPYLSASLGFKFVLPGPHLKPETLAQLIQDEKVTVAAGVPTLWIGMYQAIKAHGFDVSSLRALIVGGAAFPKTWIEAYEKELGIPVVHAWGMTEMSPMGTSTGTLSHRTDLSIDEKIAIKTHQGYAPPGVEMRIVGDDGREMPWDGKSVGEIQVRGPWVVGAYYNDDSAAAQFTPDGWFRTGDVATIDPKGLLTITDRTKDLIKSGGEWISSVALENVIMSHPKVLEAAVIAIPNEKWSERPLALVVPRNPDDRPTPEELHELVLAHCAKFWVPDEFRFVESIPKTSVGKFDKKVLRQMYAEGKL from the coding sequence ATGTTACAGGGTTTGATGATGGACTATCCCCTGACCATGACACATTTTCTCGAACGTGCCCGGCGGTATCACCACGATGTTGAAATTGTCACCAAACGTCCCGACGGCTCACTGCACCGCTACACGTACGGCGAAGCCTACCGGCGGGTTTGCCGTCTGGCGCATGCGCTGGCCAGGCTGGGCGTCGAACAGGGCGACCGGATTGGCTCCCTGGCCTGGAATCACTACCAGCACCTTGAGCTGTACTTTGCCGTTCCCTGCTACGGGGCGGTGATGCACACGCTCAACCTGCGCCTGGCACCCGACCAACTGACCTACGTCATCAATCACGCGGCCGACCGCATCATTTTCGTGGATGCCAGCCTCGTCCCGCTGCTGGAAGCCATTCAACCGCACCTGACGAGCGTCCAGCACTTTGTCATCATCAATGCCCCGCCGGACTTTACGACCAAGCTGCCCAACGTCCGGCACTACGAAGAGCTGCTTGAGGGCGAGCCGGACACATTCGACTTTCCCCGGCTGGACGAACGGGCGGCGGCCGGGCTGTGCTACACCAGCGGCACGACAGGGAAACCAAAGGGCGTTCTCTACAGCCACCGGTCGCAGTTCATCCACACGATTGCGGCTGGGGGCGGAGACGCCCTCTCACTCAGAGGGACGGACACCGTCATTGCGGTTGTCCCGATGTTTCACGCCAACGCCTGGGCGCTGCCTTATCTGAGTGCTTCGCTTGGCTTCAAGTTCGTGTTGCCGGGCCCGCACCTCAAGCCGGAAACCCTGGCGCAACTCATCCAGGATGAAAAAGTCACCGTGGCAGCCGGCGTCCCGACGCTCTGGATTGGGATGTATCAGGCTATCAAGGCGCATGGCTTCGATGTTTCCAGTCTGCGGGCGCTCATCGTGGGCGGCGCGGCGTTTCCCAAGACTTGGATCGAAGCCTACGAGAAAGAACTGGGCATACCGGTCGTTCACGCCTGGGGTATGACCGAGATGTCGCCGATGGGCACCTCCACCGGCACGCTCAGTCATCGCACAGACCTTTCCATTGACGAGAAAATCGCCATCAAAACCCACCAGGGCTACGCCCCGCCCGGCGTCGAAATGCGTATCGTGGGCGATGATGGCCGTGAAATGCCTTGGGATGGCAAGTCGGTGGGCGAAATCCAGGTGCGCGGCCCCTGGGTCGTGGGTGCGTACTACAACGACGACTCGGCCGCGGCGCAGTTCACACCCGACGGCTGGTTTCGTACCGGCGACGTGGCCACCATTGATCCCAAAGGGCTGCTGACCATCACCGACCGGACGAAGGACCTCATCAAAAGCGGCGGCGAATGGATTTCGAGCGTGGCGCTGGAAAACGTCATCATGTCGCATCCGAAGGTACTGGAAGCAGCGGTCATTGCCATCCCGAATGAAAAGTGGAGCGAACGGCCGCTGGCATTGGTCGTCCCGCGCAACCCTGATGACCGTCCAACACCGGAGGAACTCCACGAACTGGTGTTGGCGCACTGTGCCAAGTTCTGGGTTCCCGATGAGTTTCGCTTTGTGGAGAGCATCCCCAAAACGTCGGTGGGTAAGTTTGACAAGAAGGTACTCCGTCAGATGTACGCCGAAGGCAAGCTGTGA
- a CDS encoding M48 family metallopeptidase yields the protein MTRSMAMLMVGLVLMSALGVPVWADNRNRSAGPNPYDKFRRLDDRARARGAMSLRDELAFAEMAHQEISKQYRFVTDPVIVNYVNQVGRRVAEVSGRPDLPYQFYVVENDQINAFTPGGGRIYIHTGLIKQATTEGQLAAVLAHEVGHNVGYHLSATLRRTQTTGLIIGIAGVLLGNGAIGQLGQLAVTLIAGGKLFQRSRDQEREADFLGLYDMYHAGYNTEEMNNMFRLLGSLMQRSPGLFDKIFASHPPPAERLQNTQREIAQYLAGSDRRGVRTTRAFIDVQRRLGVTGRAVPPTPEDEMWPASRDTGADTTASEPLPPRSREVTYEDAEEIFHRADLQGAHPLRAVRGDMLGSDAIGNDTVIAYEQDGRVGALVDVSGRVYPLFIEDRGQRTNVLPLAPREVAAVGIIPVSSRQRAQVVIVSQRGLRYVWEWTGRGFRYLGSQ from the coding sequence ATGACGCGCAGCATGGCCATGCTCATGGTCGGTCTGGTGCTGATGAGCGCCTTGGGCGTGCCGGTCTGGGCCGACAACCGCAACCGTTCTGCCGGACCCAACCCGTACGACAAGTTCCGGCGGCTCGACGACCGGGCGCGCGCCCGTGGGGCCATGTCTCTCCGGGATGAGTTGGCGTTTGCGGAAATGGCCCATCAGGAAATCTCGAAACAGTACCGTTTTGTGACTGACCCGGTTATCGTCAACTATGTCAACCAGGTCGGACGACGGGTGGCCGAGGTTTCCGGGCGACCAGACCTGCCCTACCAGTTCTATGTCGTGGAAAACGACCAGATTAACGCTTTCACACCCGGCGGCGGGCGCATTTACATCCACACAGGACTCATCAAACAGGCGACGACCGAAGGGCAACTGGCCGCCGTTCTGGCCCACGAAGTCGGCCACAACGTTGGCTATCACCTGAGCGCCACACTCCGCCGGACACAAACAACAGGTCTCATCATCGGCATTGCCGGAGTCCTGTTGGGCAACGGCGCGATCGGTCAGCTTGGGCAGTTGGCTGTGACCCTCATCGCTGGCGGCAAGCTGTTTCAGCGGTCACGCGATCAGGAGCGGGAAGCCGATTTTCTTGGGCTGTATGACATGTACCACGCCGGCTACAACACCGAAGAAATGAACAACATGTTCCGCCTGCTCGGTTCGCTGATGCAGCGTAGTCCCGGCCTGTTCGACAAAATCTTTGCTTCCCACCCGCCTCCGGCAGAGCGTCTCCAGAATACCCAGCGTGAAATCGCACAGTATCTGGCAGGATCAGATCGGCGCGGGGTACGGACAACCCGGGCTTTCATTGATGTCCAGCGCCGCCTGGGAGTGACAGGGCGGGCAGTACCGCCAACGCCGGAGGACGAGATGTGGCCGGCGTCACGGGACACGGGGGCAGACACGACAGCATCTGAGCCACTGCCACCCCGCAGCCGGGAAGTCACCTACGAAGACGCGGAAGAAATTTTCCACCGCGCCGATCTTCAGGGTGCCCATCCGCTGCGCGCCGTACGTGGAGACATGCTCGGCAGCGATGCCATCGGCAACGATACCGTGATTGCTTACGAGCAGGATGGGCGCGTCGGCGCGCTGGTGGACGTGAGCGGACGGGTCTATCCACTGTTCATCGAAGACCGTGGGCAACGGACCAACGTACTGCCGCTTGCGCCAAGAGAGGTCGCGGCCGTCGGCATCATCCCGGTCAGCAGCCGGCAGCGGGCGCAGGTTGTCATCGTCAGCCAGCGGGGACTTCGCTATGTTTGGGAGTGGACCGGCCGTGGCTTCCGCTACCTTGGCAGTCAGTGA
- a CDS encoding Fur family transcriptional regulator translates to MPQHLEQPEKTPSPQSQPADDAFHEEFELFHRHLVKHRLKRTAQRDLILRTFLETEAHLSVEELYDLVKQRDKTVGFTTVYRTLRLLVEAKLAREVNFNDGRARYEHEYKHDHHDHLICTECDALIEFFSPEIERLQEEIAKQYGFVIADHSHRVFGMCEAYYSNRDDYPPYCRKRPGAVQEGKMR, encoded by the coding sequence ATGCCGCAACATCTTGAGCAGCCGGAGAAAACACCATCGCCCCAGAGCCAGCCGGCCGACGATGCTTTTCACGAGGAGTTTGAGCTGTTTCACCGCCACCTGGTCAAGCATCGGCTCAAGCGGACGGCCCAGCGGGACCTCATCCTGCGGACGTTTCTGGAAACCGAGGCGCACCTGAGCGTCGAGGAACTCTACGACCTCGTCAAACAGCGCGACAAAACCGTTGGCTTCACGACGGTCTATCGAACCCTGCGCCTGCTTGTCGAAGCCAAACTGGCCCGTGAAGTCAACTTCAACGATGGGCGCGCACGCTACGAACACGAATACAAGCACGATCACCACGACCATCTGATCTGTACGGAGTGTGACGCGCTCATCGAGTTTTTCAGCCCGGAGATTGAACGCCTGCAAGAGGAAATCGCCAAGCAGTACGGCTTTGTCATTGCCGACCACAGTCATCGGGTGTTTGGGATGTGTGAGGCGTACTACAGCAACCGCGACGACTACCCCCCCTATTGCCGCAAGCGTCCGGGTGCAGTTCAGGAAGGGAAGATGCGTTAG
- a CDS encoding histone deacetylase family protein has protein sequence MFVSYAPGYFVDIGDAHVFPMVKFPRVHAQLIEEGTLSPEDVVAPAPAREEDILLAHTRDYWTRLAAGQLTPRELRRLGLPWSEGLVMRARLAAQGTLNAARHALAEGVAGNLAGGTHHAFPDHGEGFCVLNDIAIAVRVLQREGDVGRVALIDCDVHQGNANAVIFAGESDVFTFSMHGRNNYPLRKPPGSLDLELPDGMTDAAYLEILREYVPRILAAFRPDLVFYLAGVDPYVHDRFGRLALTLEGLRRRDEFVLRTCRQAGIPVTITLSGGYARDRQDTVEAHCNTYRAAREVFG, from the coding sequence ATGTTTGTCTCTTATGCGCCGGGTTACTTTGTGGACATCGGTGATGCCCACGTGTTTCCGATGGTCAAGTTTCCGCGTGTCCATGCCCAACTGATTGAAGAGGGCACGCTGTCGCCGGAAGATGTCGTTGCCCCGGCCCCCGCCCGCGAGGAAGACATTCTGCTGGCCCATACCCGTGATTACTGGACGCGCCTGGCGGCCGGGCAGTTGACACCACGCGAACTGCGCCGTCTGGGGCTTCCCTGGTCGGAAGGACTGGTGATGCGCGCGCGGCTGGCGGCCCAGGGAACCCTCAATGCCGCCCGCCACGCCCTGGCAGAGGGCGTCGCCGGCAACCTTGCCGGGGGCACGCACCATGCCTTTCCCGATCATGGCGAGGGCTTCTGTGTCCTCAACGACATTGCGATTGCTGTCCGGGTGCTCCAGCGCGAGGGTGATGTCGGCCGGGTGGCGCTCATTGACTGCGATGTTCACCAGGGAAATGCCAACGCCGTTATTTTTGCCGGCGAGTCGGATGTCTTCACCTTTTCGATGCACGGCCGGAACAACTATCCGCTGCGGAAACCGCCGGGTTCGCTTGACCTGGAGCTGCCGGATGGCATGACGGATGCGGCCTATCTGGAGATTCTGCGCGAGTATGTGCCGCGCATTCTGGCGGCGTTTCGCCCTGACCTGGTGTTTTACCTGGCCGGGGTGGACCCCTATGTCCACGACCGTTTCGGTCGGCTGGCGCTGACACTGGAGGGTCTCAGGCGCCGGGACGAGTTTGTACTGCGCACCTGCCGGCAGGCCGGCATTCCAGTCACCATCACGCTTTCAGGCGGCTATGCCCGTGACCGCCAGGATACGGTCGAAGCCCACTGCAACACCTACCGCGCAGCCCGCGAGGTCTTCGGGTGA
- a CDS encoding ABC transporter permease yields MSWYEVFRLALDAIWAHKLRSFLTLLGIIIGVASVTAVATVIEGFSEYVNEKVAVYGTGALTVEKAAFQGFADFEKFLRALQRNPDLTTEDLRALRERLTLADEVAAQDGSAADVRYGNTVVTLVGIQGVTANFNDLSTVELAQGRVISPFDEENRRAVCVLGADVAKELFPRGDAIGKTVKLGRDPYEVIGVAKPLGTFLGQSQDNYVQIPLTTFHKVYGERRSLTLYVRPRRGVPTELVEDEIRAILRTRHHLSPREEDDFSITSDPATQGIFTTLLATVSAVVLPITGISLVVGGIVIMNIMLVSVTERTREIGIRKSLGARRRDILRQFLAESALLSLIGGIIGLVLAYLVMLIVSHFSGLPVALPLWAVALALVVSGSVGLFFGIYPASKAARLDPIQALRAD; encoded by the coding sequence ATGAGCTGGTATGAGGTCTTTCGTCTGGCCCTGGATGCCATCTGGGCGCACAAGCTGCGTTCCTTTCTCACCCTGCTGGGCATCATCATCGGGGTGGCCAGCGTCACGGCCGTGGCAACCGTCATCGAGGGCTTCAGCGAGTACGTCAACGAAAAAGTGGCCGTCTATGGCACCGGGGCGCTCACCGTCGAAAAGGCTGCCTTTCAGGGCTTTGCAGACTTCGAGAAATTCCTGCGCGCCCTTCAGCGCAATCCTGATCTGACGACGGAAGACCTGCGGGCGCTGCGCGAGCGACTGACCCTGGCCGATGAAGTCGCGGCGCAGGACGGCTCGGCAGCGGATGTCCGCTATGGCAACACGGTGGTTACACTGGTGGGCATCCAGGGTGTCACGGCCAACTTCAATGACCTGTCCACCGTTGAACTTGCCCAGGGGCGCGTCATCAGTCCTTTCGATGAAGAAAACCGCCGCGCTGTGTGCGTGCTTGGCGCCGACGTGGCCAAAGAGCTTTTTCCCCGGGGCGACGCCATTGGCAAGACCGTCAAGCTGGGGCGTGATCCCTATGAGGTCATCGGCGTTGCCAAGCCGCTCGGCACGTTTCTTGGTCAGTCGCAGGACAACTACGTGCAGATTCCCCTCACCACGTTTCACAAAGTCTATGGTGAACGGCGCTCGCTGACCCTGTACGTCCGTCCGCGCCGGGGGGTGCCGACGGAACTCGTCGAAGATGAAATTCGCGCCATTCTGCGGACGCGACACCATCTTTCACCCCGTGAAGAAGACGACTTCAGCATCACAAGCGATCCGGCCACGCAGGGCATCTTCACGACCCTGCTTGCCACGGTCAGCGCCGTGGTGCTGCCCATCACGGGTATTTCCCTTGTCGTCGGCGGCATCGTCATCATGAACATCATGCTGGTTTCCGTCACCGAGCGAACCCGTGAAATCGGCATCCGCAAAAGCCTGGGGGCGCGCCGGCGCGACATCCTGCGCCAGTTTCTGGCGGAATCGGCCCTGCTGTCGCTGATTGGCGGCATCATCGGGCTGGTGCTGGCCTACCTGGTGATGCTGATCGTGTCGCACTTCTCCGGGTTGCCGGTCGCGCTACCGCTTTGGGCCGTGGCGCTGGCGCTGGTTGTGTCGGGGAGTGTCGGACTGTTTTTTGGGATTTATCCAGCCAGCAAGGCGGCCCGGCTCGATCCCATTCAGGCCCTACGCGCCGATTGA
- a CDS encoding CsgG/HfaB family protein yields MTRPTMKYHKFFLAFVVGGCLLAVVGGTQVFAQRQTSDSPASDMRSNQPKKGKIRVAIIPQDNQRGWTKDIMVAELETALAGGRFDILSRDSLNSIIAEQKLANSDLADPNNAIKVGRLGSAQYIIVAKCVSIDVKEGGVSIGGFGRREKKMTTKVNIQLINAETGSVIKSENYDASDATTSTRVGSFGGNTADAPGQESFTKMMKTFAQRFAEVVSLEVPFETTVAMVRDGQVIIRSGAADGVQEGIQFDVILEGEPIRDADGTILERITNRVATLRAAKVSEKVTYCDVVQTFDPNSKVADPTPNLGRIQTDMTVRQVARVTAPPPRRNKP; encoded by the coding sequence ATGACACGACCCACTATGAAGTATCACAAGTTTTTCCTGGCATTCGTCGTCGGCGGCTGCCTGCTCGCCGTCGTTGGGGGGACGCAGGTCTTTGCGCAACGCCAGACCAGCGACTCCCCGGCAAGTGACATGCGGAGCAACCAGCCGAAGAAAGGCAAAATCAGGGTGGCCATTATTCCGCAGGACAACCAGCGCGGCTGGACCAAGGACATCATGGTGGCCGAACTGGAGACGGCGCTCGCTGGCGGCCGGTTCGACATCCTGTCCCGCGACTCCCTCAACTCCATCATTGCAGAACAAAAGCTCGCCAACTCCGATCTGGCCGATCCCAACAACGCCATCAAAGTTGGGCGACTTGGCTCGGCGCAGTACATCATCGTCGCCAAGTGCGTTTCGATTGATGTGAAGGAAGGTGGCGTCAGTATCGGCGGTTTTGGACGCCGCGAAAAGAAGATGACCACCAAGGTCAACATACAGCTTATCAATGCCGAGACCGGCTCGGTCATCAAGTCAGAAAACTACGACGCCAGCGATGCCACCACCTCGACGCGGGTGGGCAGTTTTGGCGGCAATACGGCCGATGCACCCGGACAGGAATCCTTCACCAAGATGATGAAGACCTTTGCGCAGCGCTTCGCCGAAGTCGTCAGCCTGGAAGTGCCGTTTGAAACCACAGTGGCCATGGTGCGGGATGGGCAGGTCATCATCCGCAGTGGAGCAGCCGATGGCGTTCAGGAAGGGATTCAGTTTGATGTCATCCTCGAAGGGGAACCCATCCGGGACGCGGACGGAACCATTCTGGAACGCATCACGAACCGCGTGGCCACGCTGCGCGCCGCGAAGGTCAGTGAGAAAGTCACCTACTGCGATGTGGTTCAGACCTTCGATCCGAATTCAAAGGTGGCCGATCCGACACCCAACCTCGGACGCATCCAAACCGACATGACCGTACGGCAGGTCGCACGGGTGACAGCCCCGCCACCCCGCCGCAACAAGCCGTAG
- a CDS encoding chorismate mutase, with amino-acid sequence MTLHEYRRLIDETDAQLLALLNRRAELVIAIAHLKHAQGLPVHIPAREMEVLTQVIASNTGPLDDQAVRRLFESIIAESRRLEHRVLGTPEDTPAASHEGR; translated from the coding sequence ATGACGTTGCATGAGTACCGGCGGTTGATTGATGAAACCGATGCCCAGTTGCTGGCATTGCTGAATCGGCGCGCCGAACTGGTCATTGCCATTGCGCACCTCAAACACGCGCAGGGGCTGCCGGTACACATCCCGGCGCGCGAAATGGAAGTGTTGACGCAGGTCATCGCCAGCAATACCGGGCCGCTTGATGACCAGGCGGTACGGCGGCTTTTTGAGTCCATCATTGCCGAGTCACGCCGGCTTGAACATCGGGTTCTGGGAACACCGGAAGACACGCCGGCGGCTTCTCACGAGGGCCGGTAG
- a CDS encoding LOG family protein — MTETPRRLAKPPKAYRNHEFLESRAARIIRIQSEYLEPAVRLQQHQVRDTIVFFGSARIHPHPEGKYPPEYEPEETNGEHADPALSHFYDDAVDLSRMPTTWAMSLPTTQRRFLVCSGGGPGIMEAANRGAAIAGGKSVGFNISLPFEQYPNPYISPELCFEFHYFFMRKFWLVYPAKALVIFPGGFGTLDELLEVLTLLQTRKLNRRMPIVIYGEAYWREVLNFEALVRWGMISSADLNFFRYANSPEEAFVYLRDCLLEIYGQPEDGPAFSD; from the coding sequence ATGACCGAAACCCCTCGGCGGTTGGCCAAACCTCCAAAGGCCTATCGCAATCACGAATTTCTCGAAAGCCGCGCGGCGCGCATCATTCGTATCCAGAGTGAATACCTCGAACCGGCCGTCCGGTTGCAGCAGCACCAGGTACGCGACACCATCGTGTTTTTCGGCTCGGCCCGCATTCACCCCCATCCTGAAGGCAAGTACCCACCGGAGTACGAACCGGAGGAAACCAACGGAGAGCACGCGGACCCGGCGCTGTCCCATTTCTATGATGACGCGGTGGACCTGTCCCGGATGCCCACGACTTGGGCCATGAGTCTGCCAACGACGCAGCGCCGGTTTCTGGTCTGCTCCGGCGGCGGTCCGGGGATTATGGAAGCCGCCAATCGTGGCGCTGCCATTGCCGGCGGCAAGTCGGTCGGGTTCAACATCAGCCTTCCCTTCGAGCAGTATCCGAATCCCTACATTTCGCCTGAACTGTGCTTTGAGTTTCACTACTTCTTCATGAGGAAGTTCTGGCTGGTCTATCCGGCCAAGGCGCTGGTCATCTTTCCGGGTGGGTTCGGAACGCTCGATGAGTTGCTCGAAGTCCTGACGCTCCTTCAGACGCGCAAGCTCAACCGCCGGATGCCGATTGTCATTTATGGCGAAGCTTACTGGCGTGAGGTGCTCAACTTTGAAGCGTTGGTCAGATGGGGCATGATTTCGTCTGCCGACCTGAATTTCTTTCGCTACGCCAACAGCCCGGAAGAGGCTTTTGTCTATCTACGGGACTGTCTGCTGGAGATTTACGGCCAGCCGGAAGACGGGCCGGCTTTCAGTGACTGA
- a CDS encoding ABC transporter ATP-binding protein — MSSAPALLATKSTTVRFGGLVAVKNLDLTVAPGQVFGLIGPNGAGKTTIFNVLTGVYRPTSGDVQFEGQSIVGLPPHAIARRGLARTFQNIRLFGELSVLENVMTACHNQSRSGVLATILRTRRQQAEEREQREFALELLERFGLAAQQHAPAKSLSYGNQRRLEIARALATRPKALLLDEPAAGMNPQESLALMRQIRQLREDFKLTVVLVEHNMRVVMGACERIHVVEQGQTIAVGTPDEIKQDARVIAAYLGRA; from the coding sequence ATGTCGTCTGCGCCAGCACTTTTGGCCACCAAGTCCACGACCGTCCGTTTTGGTGGACTGGTTGCTGTCAAAAACCTTGACCTGACGGTTGCACCCGGCCAGGTCTTTGGCCTCATCGGCCCGAACGGGGCCGGTAAAACGACGATTTTCAACGTCCTGACCGGCGTCTATCGGCCGACTTCAGGCGATGTACAGTTTGAAGGCCAGAGCATCGTCGGGTTGCCGCCCCACGCCATTGCGCGGCGCGGGCTGGCCCGGACGTTTCAGAACATCCGCCTTTTTGGTGAACTGTCGGTTCTGGAAAACGTCATGACCGCCTGCCACAACCAGAGTCGGTCGGGTGTGCTGGCCACCATCCTGCGTACGCGCCGCCAGCAGGCCGAAGAACGCGAACAACGCGAGTTCGCTCTGGAGCTTCTGGAGCGTTTTGGGCTGGCCGCCCAGCAGCATGCCCCGGCGAAAAGTCTTTCCTATGGCAACCAGCGGCGGCTCGAAATTGCCCGCGCCCTGGCCACCCGCCCCAAGGCCCTGCTGCTGGATGAGCCGGCAGCCGGTATGAACCCCCAGGAATCCCTCGCCCTGATGCGTCAGATTCGTCAACTCCGCGAGGATTTCAAGCTGACGGTCGTTCTGGTTGAGCACAACATGCGGGTGGTGATGGGGGCTTGTGAGCGGATTCACGTCGTCGAGCAGGGGCAGACCATTGCGGTGGGCACGCCGGATGAGATCAAACAGGACGCCCGGGTGATTGCTGCTTACCTTGGCCGGGCCTGA
- a CDS encoding DNA-methyltransferase: protein MFVTGDTYGQEPGGQELGASVGEQGGAEALQLPRNQILCGDSLVLLSSLPSGTVDLVLTSPPYFRQRDYGGGIGNETSLKDYLEVLLNIFGHCVRLLKPTGSLVINIGDKYAHRGLMLIPYRFAVAAMERFPVRLVNAITWVKRNPTPRHFRRRLVSSTEPFFHFVISDDYQYFPESFLCQTKPPDATRRGKRIGQRYFRLIEASTLTPDQKAQACLALENAIAEVQRGEIQDFRMKIRGIHSVPFGGREGGRNIHLERDGFTVIRMHGARLKRDVIETPVESLKGCPHRAVFPEAVVTEFIRLLTRPGDVVLDPFLGSGTTAVAAKKLSRHYLGVDINPDYCEYALRRVAGVALQTPLLDVTLP from the coding sequence ATGTTTGTTACAGGTGATACCTACGGGCAGGAGCCGGGCGGGCAGGAGCTGGGAGCATCCGTTGGGGAACAAGGAGGGGCTGAAGCTTTACAACTGCCACGGAACCAGATTCTGTGTGGGGACAGTCTGGTTTTGCTGTCATCGCTGCCGTCCGGCACAGTGGATTTGGTGTTGACCTCGCCGCCTTACTTTCGCCAGCGGGATTACGGCGGCGGCATTGGCAACGAAACCAGCCTGAAGGACTATCTGGAAGTCCTGCTGAACATTTTTGGGCACTGTGTGCGTCTGCTCAAGCCAACAGGCAGCCTTGTCATCAACATCGGTGACAAGTACGCCCACCGTGGGCTGATGCTGATTCCATATCGCTTTGCCGTGGCTGCGATGGAGCGTTTTCCGGTACGCCTCGTGAATGCCATCACCTGGGTCAAGCGTAATCCCACACCACGTCATTTTCGGCGGCGGCTTGTCTCCAGCACCGAACCGTTTTTTCACTTTGTCATTTCGGATGACTACCAGTATTTCCCGGAGAGTTTTCTGTGCCAGACAAAGCCACCCGACGCCACCCGCCGGGGAAAGCGGATCGGACAGCGGTATTTTCGCCTCATCGAGGCCTCGACGCTGACTCCTGACCAGAAAGCACAGGCGTGCCTGGCGCTGGAAAATGCGATTGCCGAGGTGCAGCGCGGCGAGATTCAGGACTTCCGCATGAAAATCCGTGGCATCCATTCCGTGCCTTTTGGGGGGCGGGAAGGGGGGCGAAACATTCATCTGGAACGCGATGGCTTCACCGTCATTCGCATGCATGGTGCGCGACTCAAACGCGATGTCATTGAAACGCCGGTCGAATCGCTCAAGGGTTGTCCCCACCGGGCTGTCTTTCCAGAGGCGGTCGTAACGGAGTTCATCCGGCTGTTGACGCGCCCCGGGGATGTCGTCCTCGATCCCTTCCTTGGTTCGGGAACGACAGCGGTTGCCGCCAAGAAGCTGAGCCGCCACTACCTGGGAGTGGACATCAATCCTGACTACTGTGAGTATGCACTTCGGCGGGTAGCCGGCGTGGCCCTGCAGACCCCGCTGCTCGATGTGACCTTGCCGTAG
- a CDS encoding ABC transporter ATP-binding protein, producing the protein MSVAPNHHPPADGTSLLTVENLGVAYGSIEALHDVSLTVGRGEIVTLIGANGAGKTTTLKTIVGLLKPKRGRVVFNGESITARPTHEIVARGIALAPEGRGIFPDLTVLENLELGAYRQPDRKQFRRDLDHVCTLFPRVRERLRQRAGTLSGGEQQMVAIGRALMSRPTLLLLDEPSLGLAPLVTQAIFDALGELNREGLTILLVEQNAHLALSCSSRGYVLETGRVLLTGSAAELLQDARVREAYLGQ; encoded by the coding sequence ATGTCGGTTGCGCCCAATCACCACCCGCCGGCTGATGGAACGTCGCTGCTGACCGTGGAAAACCTCGGTGTGGCTTATGGGTCCATCGAGGCGCTGCACGATGTGTCGCTGACGGTCGGCAGGGGGGAAATCGTGACCCTCATCGGCGCCAACGGGGCCGGCAAAACGACGACGCTGAAAACCATCGTCGGACTGCTCAAGCCGAAGCGGGGCCGGGTTGTGTTCAATGGCGAAAGCATCACGGCACGTCCCACGCACGAGATTGTTGCACGCGGCATTGCCCTCGCCCCCGAAGGGCGGGGCATTTTCCCCGACCTGACGGTGCTCGAAAATCTCGAACTCGGCGCTTACCGCCAGCCGGACCGGAAGCAGTTTCGCCGCGACCTCGACCACGTGTGTACGCTGTTTCCGCGCGTCAGAGAGCGGCTCCGGCAGCGGGCCGGAACGCTTTCCGGGGGCGAGCAGCAGATGGTGGCCATTGGAAGGGCGCTGATGAGCCGTCCGACGCTGCTGCTTCTGGATGAGCCGTCGCTGGGGCTGGCGCCACTCGTCACACAGGCGATTTTTGACGCGCTTGGGGAACTCAACCGCGAGGGGTTGACGATTCTGCTCGTCGAACAGAACGCACACCTGGCGCTGAGCTGTTCCAGTCGCGGGTATGTGCTGGAAACCGGGCGTGTCCTGCTGACCGGCAGCGCCGCCGAACTTCTGCAGGACGCCCGTGTACGGGAGGCCTATTTGGGGCAATGA